Proteins co-encoded in one Grus americana isolate bGruAme1 chromosome 12, bGruAme1.mat, whole genome shotgun sequence genomic window:
- the F8 gene encoding coagulation factor VIII isoform X5 encodes MLVGALHGLLLLCLVEESISKVRRYYIGAVETTWDYMHSDLLSVLQAPAGVSGHPGPQPSMSGIPPRYRKAVFVEYPDALFTQPKPKPAWMGKKHPQHGLLGPTIRAEVYDTVVIMFKNLASRPYNLHAIGVSYWKASEGAGYEDETSQPEKEGDRVDPGKTHTYIWEIQQNQGPTDGDSACLTHSYSSNTDSVKDINSGLIGALLVCRPGKSWYSEPGSLAAPQPLPHNKTELHTINGYINGSLPGLTLCLKKQVHWHVIGLGTGPEVHSIFFEAHTFLVRGHRLSSLEISPATYLTAQTMPARAGWFRMFCQILSHQQAGMEAIVKVEECLEERLMKMGKLSDKPEDMDYPEEDEETYHVIHVRSFAKDKPVTWTHYIAAEEMDWDYAPVKPVFLDRNITRLFLEAGPQRIGSKYKKVMFVEYEDATFKKRKESDQLDKGILGPVIKGEVGDQFKIVFRNLASRPYNIYPHGLTSVRPYHTMKPSQDKDVKDIPVAPGQSFTYSWRVTTEDGPTQADPRCLTRFYYSSIDPVRDTASGLIGPLLICFKKSMDKRGNQIMSDKTRLVLFSIFDENRSWYLEENIRRFCTDATHVDTRDPQFYASNMMHTINGFVFDNLQPKLCLHEVVYWYVLSVGAQTDFLSIFFSGNTFKRNMVFEDMLTLFPFSGETVFMSLEKPGIWTLGCLNPDFRDRGMRAKFTVLQCQHEQYPDGEDYVDFDEEDGTFDFQPRGFSKRKRWHGTCVNKQLNNITSSRNETGKPRLCLTEPSHGALLSDGWISDPPSNGTTTLLGTSPHPPDISMPSLPETNYEPVSYESLLDDEEELSKIISQEEGFGALTPGEHLASVSGSVHDTVSSEGQQWLHQSPPAPEDALAGKKMTKISEVQEPVKRMMVQSGGTLEILEAEPQKTTIHATSLWDSIAYAASKPTLQENRISFNQNDLEHNLGLQDVSSQDAEDKLVREADKISLNLYKSKETISTEPALSTDHNSSSTLDNPSASSDETEDNRISHAVVHSQTRESNYSSNELDTKLEKRPHKVVLQGFYESFEGKNVSFSDLGPSKPVQEKFLTDETNFLPGKSGTEQEASELAKGTRLLETTVAHTNDLESSRYIMMEERDELILEAVFQGATSTKELPEMDSLAIPESSVMANDTRQFPDAFLNSPEQFLRHRAPAWSMSGPDWRPRQAMSLERRGLMHGQGLPNTSWPGSSEPLSVGNIAEQDLASQTPETAVNKKAPKVCGPHSPFCSARFKKRSLISSDTLPEVMVAQQSLEEKSNIVEGRLHLDGDAPQALIGDSADEMHPEGRPGIDGGVWISSDGAQRKRRSFPTWGALGSKVAMAASRSETQAAAVPADLASNWDPVSLGAAGHARGLQSPALAKLQLGRGVVWGAPSKKTEGRSQMEEETNSVDQLSQFSPQPQQLKTNATEDYVPESTPEQSPEEIPMKPASKENYSLSPSSPPRNHRTTKKTAKYVQASPAGWQMLSGEDVLRETGKREGQGLGEPKEDGESNSTARKRNHAPGHRERLALNNGTHSIPSRPKADKLDYDEYGDTEQTMEDFDIYGEEEHDPRSFQGEVRQYFIAAVEVMWEYSNQRPQHFLKATRSGRRKPFRQYRKVVFREYMDDSFTQPLLRGELDEHLGILGPYIRAEVEDVIMVTFKNLALRPFSFHSTLQAYEETQGTTPGREVVQPGELRKYSWKVLPQMAPTTQEFDCKAWAYFSNVDLEKDLHSGLIGPLIICRRGVLSFVFRRQLAVQEFSLLFTIFDETKSWYFLENMERNCRPPCRIQQDNPDFKRNHSFHAINGYVSDTLPGLVMAQQQRVRWHLLNMGSIEDIHSIHFHGQLFSIRTSQEYRMGVYNLYPGVFATVEMWPSHAGIWRVECKVGEHQQAGMSALFLVYNLNCRNALGLASGHIADSQITASGQYGQWAPYLARLDNTGSINAWSTDRNGWIQVDLLHLMIIHGIKTQGARQKFSSLYISQFVVFYSLDGQSWRKYKGNATSTQMLFFANVDATGVKENHFNPPIIARYIRINPTHYSIRTTLRMELIGCDLNSCSMPLGMENRRIPDQRISASSYSTNVFSSWSPSQARLNLQGRTNAWRPKSNSPSEWLQVDFEVTKKVTAIITQGAKAVFTHMFVKEFAVSSSQNGMHWSPVLQDGKEKIFKANQDHTSTVINTLERPLFARYVRIHPHQWHNHIALRIEFLGCDTQQEY; translated from the exons ATGCTGGTGGGAGCCCTGcatggcctcctgctcctctgcctggtCGAGGAGAGCATCAGCAAAGTTAGAAGATACTACATCGGTGCAGTGGAAACCACCTGGGACTACATGCACAGCGACCTGCTCTCCGTGCTGCAAGCACCTGCAGG tGTGTCGGGGCACCCAGGCCCACAGCCCTCCATGTCTGGCATCCCTCCCCGGTACAGGAAGGCTGTGTTTGTGGAGTACCCTGATGCCTTGTTCACGCAGCCCAAGCCCAAGCCAGCATGGATGGGTAAGAAGCACCCACAGCATG GTCTCCTGGGCCCCACTATCCGAGCAGAAGTCTATGACACAGTAGTCATCATGTTTAAAAACCTGGCTTCACGTCCATACAACCTCCATGCCATTGGGGTGTCCTACTGGAAGGCATCAGAGG GTGCAGGGTATGAGGATGAGACCAGCCAGCCAGAGAAGGAGGGTGACAGGGTGGATCCAGGGAAGACACACACGTACATCTGGGAAATTCAGCAAAACCAGGGCCCGACAGATGGTGACTCAGCATGCCTGACCCACTCCTACTCCTCTAACACCGACAGCGTGAAGGACATCAACTCCGGTTTGATTGGAGCCCTGCTTGTGTGCCGACCTG GGAAAAGCTGGTACTCTGAGCCTGGCTCCCTTGCAGCTCCTCAACCCCTGCCTCACAACAAGACTGAGCTGCACACCATCAATGGCTACATCAATGGCTCACTGCCTG GTCTCACACTGTGCCTCAAGAAGCAGGTCCACTGGCATGTGATCGGGTTGGGCACTGGGCCAGAAGTCCATTCCATCTTCTTTGAAGCCCACACATTCCTGGTGAGAGGCCACCGTCTCAGCAGCCTAGAAATCTCCCCTGCCACATATCTCACAGCCCAGACCATGCCAGCAAGAGCTGGCTGGTTTCGGATGTTCTGCCAGATACTGTCCCATCAGCAAG CTGGCATGGAGGCCATTGTGAAGGTGGAGGAGTGTCTGGAGGAGCGCCTGATGAAGATGGGGAAGCTGTCAGACAAGCCAGAGGACATGGATTATCCTGAAGAAGATGAGGAAACTTATCATGTGATTCACGTGCGCTCTTTTGCCAAAGACAAGCCTGTGACGTGGACTCACTATATCGCGGCTGAGGAAATGGACTGGGACTATGCCCCTGTGAAGCCAGTGTTTCTGGACAG AAACATCACGCGCCTGTTCCTGGAGGCTGGCCCTCAGCGGATTGGTTCAAAGTATAAGAAAGTGATGTTTGTGGAGTATGAGGATGCAACCTTCAAGAAGCGCAAGGAGTCTGATCAACTGGACAAGGGAATTCTGGGACCTGTCATtaagggagaggttggagaTCAGTTTAAG ATCGTGTTCAGGAACCTGGCAAGCCGACCATACAACATCTACCCTCATGGCCTCACCAGTGTAAGGCCATACCACACCATGAAGCCCTCCCAAG ATAAGGACGTGAAGGACATTCCTGTTGCCCCTGGCCAGTCATTCACCTACAGCTGGAGAGTCACCACTGAGGATGGGCCAACACAGGCAGATCCTCGCTGCCTCACCCGTTTCTACTACAGCTCCATTGACCCAGTCCGAGACACGGCCTCAGGCCTGATTGGGCCCCTCCTGATCTGCTTTAAGAAGTCCATGGATAAGAGGGGAAATCAG ATAATGTCAGACAAAACCAGGTTGGTGCTGTTTTCGATCTTTGATGAGAACCGCAGCTGGTACCTGGAGGAGAACATCAGGCGGTTTTGCACTGACGCAACCCATGTGGATACGCGGGACCCCCAGTTTTATGCCTCCAACATGATGCACA CTATTAACGGTTTTGTGTTTGACAACCTCCAACCAAAACTCTGCCTGCATGAAGTTGTATACTGGTATGTCCTGAGTGTTGGGGCCCAAACAGATTTCCTTTCCATCTTCTTCTCTGGAAACACATTCAAGCGCAACATGGTCTTTGAGGACATGCTTAcccttttcccattttctggAGAAACAGTCTTCATGAGTTTGGAAAAGCCAG GCATCTGGACACTGGGGTGCCTGAATCCTGATTTCAGAGACCGAGGGATGCGTGCCAAGTTCACAGTTTTGCAGTGCCAGCATGAGCAATATCCTGATGGGGAAGATTATGTGGATTTCGATGAGGAGGATGGCACCTTTGACTTCCAACCCAGGGGCTTCTCTAAAAGAAAGAGATGGCACGGGACATGTGTGAATAAGCAACTGAACAACATCACCTCTTCCAGAAATGAGACAGGGAAGCCAAGATTGTGCTTGACAGAACCCAGCCATGGGGCCCTCCTGAGTGATGGCTGGATTTCTGATCCCCCTTCCAATGGCACAACAACACTTTTAGGAACAAGCCCACATCCACCTGATATTTCCATGCCTTCTCTGCCAGAGACAAACTATGAGCCAGTGTCCTATGAATCATTACTGGATGATGAAGAAGAATTGTCAAAAATCATCAGCCAGGAAGAAGGGTTTGGAGCTCTCACACCTGGAGAACACTTGGCAAGTGTCAGTGGAAGTGTCCATGATACTGTGAGCTCAGAAGGTCAGCAATGGCTGCACCAATCCCCACCAGCTCCAGAAGATGCTCTGGCAGGaaagaagatgacaaaaatctcagaGGTGCAGGAACCAGTAAAAAGGATGATGGTCCAGTCTGGTGGTACATTAGAGATCCTGGAAGCAGAGCCTCAAAAGACAACTATTCATGCAACAAGCTTGTGGGACTCAATTGCTTATGCTGCTAGCAAACCTACTCTTCAAGAGAACAGGATCTCATTTAATCAGAATGACCTGGAGCACAATCTGGGACTTCAAGACGTGTCTTCACAGGATGCTGAGGACAAGTTGGTAAGAGAAGCTGATAAAATATCCTTAAATCTATACAAGTCAAAGGAGACAATCAGTACAGAACCGGCTTTAAGCACTGATCATAACTCTTCCTCCACACTGGACAATCCTTCTGCATCTTCAGATGAGACAGAAGACAACAGGATTTCTCATGCTGTGGTTCACAGTCAGACCAGAGAAAGCAATTATTCATCAAATGAGCTAGATactaaactggaaaaaagacCTCACAAAGTGGTTTTGCAAGGCTTTTATGAATCTTTTGAAGGGAAGAATGTTTCTTTCTCAGACCTGGGACCCAGCAAACCCGTACAAGAAAAATTCCTCACAGATGAGACTAACTTCTTGCCTGGAAAAAGTGGCACAGAACAAGAAGCCAGTGAACTTGCCAAAGGCACACGCCTTCTAGAAACTACCGTTGCACATACCAATGACCTTGAGTCTTCCAGATATATAATGATGGAAGAGAGGGATGAATTAATCTTGGAGGCAGTGTTTCAGGGTGCTACATCCACTAAGGAATTGCCAGAGATGGACAGTCTTGCCATTCCTGAATCAAGCGTCATGGCCAATGACACAAGGCAGTTCCCAGATGCTTTCTTAAACAGCCCTGAGCAGTTTCTGAGACACAGAGCTCCAGCCTGGAGCATGAGTGGCCCTGACTGGAGGCCTCGACAAGCCATGTCACTGGAGAGAAGAGGCTTGATGCATGGTCAGGGTCTTCCCAACACCAGTTGGCCTGGCAGCAGTGAGCCCCTCTCTGTGGGTAACATAGCAGAGCAGGATCTGGCCAGCCAGACCCCTGAGACAGCAGTAAATAAGAAAGCCCCAAAGGTGTGTGGACCTCATTCCCCTTTTTGCAGTGCTCGCTTCAAAAAGAGGTCCCTGATATCAAGCGACACTTTGCCTGAGGTGATGGTAGCCCAGCAAAGcctggaagaaaaatcaaacatcGTTGAGGGAAGACTACACCTGGACGGGGATGCTCCACAGGCTCTAATAGGAGATAGtgctgatgagatgcatcctgAGGGGAGGCCAGGCATAGATGGGGGTGTATGGATCAGCAGTGACGGGGCCCAGCGCAAAAGACGCTCCTTCCCCACatggggagcactgggaagcAAGGTGGCAATGGCAGCAAGCAGGTCAGAAAcgcaggctgctgctgtgcctgcagaCCTGGCCTCAAACTGGGACCCAGTCTCTCTGGGGGCAGCAGGACATGCTCGGGGCTTGCAGAGCCCAGCTCTGGCTAAGCTGCAGCTAGGCAGAGGTGTTGTGTGGGGGGCTCCCAGCAAGAAAACTGAGGGGAGAAGCCAGATGGAAGAGGAGACAAACTCTGTGGATCAGCTGAGTCAGTTCAGTCCTCAGCCTCAGCAGCTCAAGACAAATGCCACAGAGGACTACGTGCCCGAGAGCACACCTGAGCAAAGCCCAGAAGAAATCCCTATGAAACCAGCCTCCAAAGAGAACTATTCCCTCTCTCCAAGCAGCCCCCCTCGCAACCACCGCACTACCAAAAAAACAGCCAAGTACGTGCAAGCTAGTCCAGCTGGATGGCAGATGCTCAGTGGGGAAGATGTCCTCAGAGAAACTGGGAAGAGAGAGGGCCAGGGCCTAGGAGAGCCCAAGGAGGATGGGGAAAGCAACAGCACAGCTAGGAAGAGGAACCATGCCCCAGGACATAGGGAGAGACTGGCTCTGAACAATGGGACCCATTCCATCCCCTCAAGGCCAAAGGCTGACAAGCTGGACTACGATGAGTATGGTGACACAGAGCAGACCATGGAGGATTTTGACATCTACGGGGAAGAGGAGCATGACCCACGCTCCTTCCAGGGGGAGGTACGGCAATACTTCATTGCAGCAGTGGAGGTGATGTGGGAATACAGCAACCAGAGACCCCAGCACTTCCTAAAAGCCAC CAGGAGCGGCAGGAGGAAGCCTTTCCGGCAGTACCGCAAGGTGGTTTTCCGAGAATACATGGACGATTCCTTCACGCAGCCGCTGCTGCGGGGAGAGCTGGACGAGCACTTGGGCATCCTTGGGCCATACATCAGGGCAGAAGTTGAAGATGTCATCATG GTTACATTCAAGAACCTGGCCTTGCGGCCCTTCTCCTTCCATTCCACGCTGCAAGCTTATGAGGAGACGCAGGGCACAACACCGGGTAGAGAGGTAGTGCAGCCCGGTGAGCTCCGGAAGTACTCCTGGAAAGTCCTGCCCCAGATGGCACCCACCACACAGGAGTTTGACTGCAAAGCCTGGGCTTACTTCTCCAACGTGGACCTG GAAAAGGACCTGCACTCAGGCCTCATTGGGCCACTGATCATCTGCCGCCGTGGGGTGCTGAGCTTTGTTTTCAGGCGGCAGCTGGCTGTACAGGAGTTCTCCCTGCTCTTCACTATCTTTGATGAGACCAAAAGCTGGTACTTCCTGGAGAACATGGAGAGGAACTGCCGCCCTCCCTGCCGCATCCAGCAAGACAACCCTGACTTTAAGAGAAACCATTCCTTCCATG CCATCAATGGCTACGTGAGTGACACACTGCCTGGGCTGGTGATGGCTCAGCAACAACGGGTCCGATGGCACCTCCTGAACATGGGCAGCATTGAGGATATTCACTCCATCCACTTTCACGGGCAGCTGTTCAGCATCAGGACTAGCCAGGAGTATCGCATGGGAGTCTACAACCTTTATCCTG GTGTTTTTGCAACGGTGGAGATGTGGCCCTCACATGCCGGGATCTGGCGGGTAGAGTGCAAAGTGGGAGAGCACCAGCAAGCTGGCATGAGTGCTCTCTTCCTCGTGTACAATCTGA ACTGCCGAAACGCCCTTGGCCTGGCCTCAGGCCACATTGCAGACTCTCAGATTACAGCATCGGGGCAGTATG GGCAGTGGGCTCCTTACCTGGCCAGGCTGGATAACACCGGCTCCATCAATGCTTGGAGCACCGACCGCAATGGCTGGATCCAG GTGGACCTTTTACATCTCATGATTATTCATGGCATAAAAACCCAAGGGGCCCGACAAAAGTTCTCCAGCCTTTACATCTCCCAGTTTGTTGTCTTCTACAGCCTTGATGGGCAATCGTGGCGGAAATATAAGGGGAATGCCACCAGCACCCAGATG TTGTTCTTTGCAAATGTGGATGCAACcggagtgaaagaaaatcacttcAACCCTCCGATCATAGCCCGATACATCCGCATTAACCCCACTCACTACAGCATCCGGACCACACTGCGCATGGAGCTCATCGGCTGCGATCTGAACA GCTGCTCCATGCCTCTAGGAATGGAGAACAGAAGGATCCCTGACCAGCGCATCTCCGCGTCCTCCTACAGCACCAATGTTTTCTCCAGCTGGTCACCCTCCCAGGCCCGCCTGAACCTGCAGGGAAGGACCAACGCATGGAGGCCAAAG aGCAACAGCCCCAGCGAGTGGTTGCAGGTGGACTTCGAAGTAACCAAGAAGGTGACTGCAATCATAACCCAAGGCGCCAAAGCTGTCTTCACTCATATGTTTGTGAAGGAGTTTGCTGTCTCCAGCAGCCAGAATGGCATGCACTGGAGCCCAGTCCTGCAGGATGGCAAGGAGAAG aTTTTCAAGGCAAATCAAGACCACACCAGCACAGTGATAAATACGCTGGAGCGCCCCCTCTTTGCCCGCTATGTGAGGATACACCCCCACCAGTGGCACAACCACATTGCCCTGCGGATAGAGTTCCTTGGCTGCGATACTCAGCAGGAGTACTGA